Proteins encoded in a region of the Nicotiana tomentosiformis chromosome 9, ASM39032v3, whole genome shotgun sequence genome:
- the LOC138898838 gene encoding uncharacterized protein encodes MVDGLLALADISKGYCKGGKSSIRFVLRDEAGDVRFALGREIQEVTNNEAEAITILEALRYCVQHRYTHILLQTDSMLMKNVIDGTWIAPWAVITYVEEIKDIMEENNFRISHIMREGNKLADYLANYAIDV; translated from the exons atggttgatggtttgttagcattagctgacatttccaaaggatattgcaaaggtg GCAAGAGTTCAATCAGATTTGTCTTAAGGGATGAAGCAGGAGATGTAAGGTTTGCTTTAGGAAGAGAGATTCAGGAGGTTACTAATAATGAAGCAGAGGCAATTACTATTCTAGAGGCGCTGAGATATTGCGTGCAACATCGATACACACACATCCTGCTACAAACAGATTCCATGTTAATGAAAAATGTGATTGATGGTACATGGATAGCACCTTGGGCAGTCATTACATATGTGGAGGAGATCAAAGATATCATGGAGGAAAACAACTTTAGAATATCACATATCATGAGGGAGGGCAATAAGCTAGCTGATTATTTAGCTAATTATGCTATTGATGtgtga